One Thiocapsa bogorovii DNA segment encodes these proteins:
- the kaiC gene encoding circadian clock protein KaiC encodes MTDRRNGNPGSASSATLPPIGQNTVDGVRVRAAEALDSGRFDLADEILAGIASTAKRCNWPNLKRLPLNRPNGNKSFVERHGEDRDDEAIARAVIALGRSLGLGVIAEGIETRAQHDFLRNEFCDEGQGYLYGRSLATSAFLESWSVTDTGERLSADPSPNPTPDNISNRAMRRESPVAMTIPRSNVGVPASNSAEESMQRHPVPTGIEGLDFVLQGGLPSGRPTLLRGAAGTGKTVIALTFLCQGIAAGETAVFVTFDEAPEALLGHAEGFGFPARRYLAEGRLRILDMRPDRNDVLVGETIELTAILARIGFALDSLGATRLVMDAVDGMETGFADLPSLRGELTHVFDWIRDRAVTCLITVGEYADFSTRYGLEDYIADCVIALTQEVNNRVMTRVLRVVKRRGAAHGSNENPFLLDRGGIFLVPVTGSVLSAKVSDARLSTGIPGLDAMLGGQGPYRGSITLLSGQAGTGKTSIACSFARAACEAGLSTLYISFEESLDELIRNQHSIGIDLARYHRTDSRAVDGLGALLLQPVRAVELGLEEHLMRVIRSVRQHRPALVILDPVSGLAGRSRDPVAKEMLLRLLYLIKEEGVTTVATELLGDDSSGVSHLDVSSIIDVWIKLRRHENNGEMNRLITVVKARGLPTSDQVKEFRMGSDGLRIVDPYLGEGGIVYGTARMARQAEDEETMAQLHLDLERARQMRAELSEIQAANERLARAEHEVKTADLDRQVAQIERRLAGVERTRAAVGRGRT; translated from the coding sequence ATGACAGACCGTCGCAACGGCAACCCGGGAAGCGCGAGCAGTGCCACCCTGCCGCCAATCGGACAGAACACTGTCGATGGCGTGCGCGTGCGCGCGGCCGAGGCCCTCGACAGCGGACGCTTCGATCTCGCCGACGAGATCCTGGCCGGCATCGCATCGACGGCCAAGCGCTGCAATTGGCCAAACCTGAAACGGCTTCCCCTGAATCGACCGAATGGGAACAAGTCATTCGTGGAGCGGCACGGCGAGGATCGCGACGACGAGGCGATCGCCCGCGCCGTGATCGCCTTGGGGCGCAGTCTCGGACTCGGGGTCATCGCCGAGGGCATTGAGACACGCGCGCAGCATGATTTCCTACGCAACGAATTCTGTGACGAAGGGCAGGGTTACCTGTATGGTCGATCCTTGGCGACAAGTGCTTTCCTGGAGAGTTGGTCCGTGACGGATACAGGCGAGCGCCTGTCGGCGGATCCGAGCCCGAACCCGACTCCCGATAACATTTCAAACAGGGCTATGAGAAGAGAATCACCGGTCGCCATGACCATACCCAGGAGCAACGTCGGCGTCCCCGCATCGAACTCGGCCGAAGAGTCCATGCAGAGGCATCCGGTCCCCACCGGAATCGAAGGGCTCGACTTCGTCCTCCAAGGTGGTCTCCCGTCCGGGCGACCCACCTTGCTGCGCGGCGCGGCGGGCACCGGCAAGACCGTCATCGCGCTGACCTTTCTCTGCCAAGGGATCGCGGCAGGCGAGACCGCGGTCTTCGTGACCTTCGACGAGGCCCCGGAAGCGCTCCTCGGCCACGCCGAGGGCTTCGGCTTTCCCGCCCGGCGCTATCTGGCCGAAGGACGTCTGCGCATCCTGGACATGCGTCCGGATCGCAACGATGTGCTAGTCGGCGAGACCATCGAGCTCACCGCTATCCTCGCCCGCATCGGTTTCGCGCTGGATAGTCTGGGTGCGACCCGTCTGGTGATGGACGCCGTCGACGGCATGGAAACCGGTTTTGCCGATCTGCCCAGCCTGCGCGGCGAGCTGACGCATGTCTTCGACTGGATCCGCGATCGCGCCGTGACCTGCCTCATTACGGTCGGCGAATATGCCGACTTCAGCACCCGCTACGGACTCGAGGACTATATCGCCGATTGCGTGATCGCCCTCACCCAAGAGGTCAACAACCGGGTGATGACGCGCGTACTGCGCGTGGTTAAACGCCGAGGTGCGGCGCACGGCTCCAACGAAAATCCCTTCCTGCTCGATCGCGGCGGGATCTTCCTGGTCCCGGTCACCGGCTCCGTCCTCAGCGCCAAGGTGTCCGACGCGCGTCTCTCCACGGGTATCCCCGGTCTCGACGCCATGCTGGGCGGCCAAGGTCCCTATAGGGGTTCGATCACGCTGCTGTCCGGCCAAGCCGGCACCGGCAAGACGAGCATCGCCTGCAGCTTTGCCCGCGCCGCCTGCGAGGCCGGGCTGTCGACCCTCTACATCAGCTTCGAGGAGAGCCTGGACGAGCTGATCCGCAACCAGCACAGTATCGGCATCGACCTCGCCCGCTATCACCGCACGGACAGCCGCGCGGTCGACGGGCTCGGCGCCCTGCTGCTTCAGCCGGTTCGCGCGGTGGAGCTGGGTCTGGAGGAGCATCTGATGCGCGTCATCCGCTCGGTGCGACAGCATCGCCCGGCGCTCGTCATCCTGGACCCGGTCAGCGGTTTGGCCGGTCGCAGCCGCGATCCGGTCGCCAAGGAGATGCTGCTGCGCCTGCTCTATCTGATCAAGGAAGAAGGCGTCACCACGGTGGCGACCGAGCTGCTCGGCGACGACAGCTCGGGCGTCAGTCATCTGGATGTCTCCTCCATCATCGACGTCTGGATCAAGCTGCGCCGACACGAAAACAACGGTGAGATGAACCGCCTGATCACGGTCGTGAAGGCCCGCGGCTTGCCCACATCGGACCAGGTCAAAGAGTTTCGGATGGGCAGCGACGGGCTGCGGATCGTCGACCCCTATCTCGGCGAGGGCGGCATCGTCTACGGCACCGCGCGCATGGCGCGTCAGGCGGAAGACGAGGAGACGATGGCCCAACTGCACCTCGACCTCGAGCGCGCACGCCAAATGCGCGCCGAGCTGAGCGAGATCCAGGCGGCCAACGAGCGTCTGGCGCGGGCCGAGCATGAGGTCAAGACGGCCGATCTCGACCGTCAAGTCGCCCAAATCGAGCGCCGCCTAGCGGGTGTCGAGCGCACGCGCGCCGCGGTCGGACGAGGGCGCACATGA